Proteins from a single region of Budorcas taxicolor isolate Tak-1 chromosome 11, Takin1.1, whole genome shotgun sequence:
- the NOTO gene encoding homeobox protein notochord, which translates to MPSPGPRDCRPLPLSGARVQPQRSSRSPGPASPALPPGSANPGPPRAPGRLASSFSVEAILARPDPRAPTTSPLSVSAGAHGALWNVLSRPPAQALPGACPPTWLPACLSAGLHQPCPQPPALRPFASHFCGLQGLSVTGLDLVHCLGLWDPQDWAQAQDLQDTERSQKRIRTMFNLEQLEELEKVFAKQHNIVGKKRAQLAAQLKLTENQVRVWFQNRRVKYQKQKKLKLPAASAMAASPDEPSSSSDTSIQREDAESGVDS; encoded by the exons ATGCCCAGCCCCGGGCCGCGGGACTGCCGGCCGCTCCCTCTTTCGGGCGCCCGGGTCCAGCCCCAGCGCTCCAGCCGCTCTCCAGGGCCCGCGTCCCCCGCCCTGCCGCCTGGCTCTGCAAATCCAGGCCCACCCCGCGCGCCCGGACGCCTCGCGTCCTCCTTTTCCGTTGAGGCCATCCTGGCCAGACCTGACCCCCGCGCGCCTACCACCTCCCCGCTGTCAGTCTCCGCTGGCGCCCACGGGGCCCTCTGGAACGTGCTCTCCAGGCCTCCCGCCCAGGCTCTGCCCGGGGCGTGCCCGCCGACGTGGCTGCCCGCCTGCCTGAGCGCGGGGCTGCACCAGCCGTGCCCCCAGCCCCCTGCGCTGCGGCCCTTCGCCTCCCACTTCTGCGGCCTCCAGGGTCTCAGCGTCACAG GCTTGGACCTGGTTCACTGCCTAGGCCTCTGGGATCCTCAAGACTGGGCCCAAGCTCAGGACCTTCAGGACACTGAGAGATCCCAAAAGAGGATTCGAACCATGTTTAACTTGGAGCAGCTGGAAGAATTGGAGAAAGTGTTTGCAAAGCAGCACAATATAGTGGGGAAGAAGAGAGCCCAGCTGGCAGCCCAGCTCAAGCTTACAGAGAACCAG GTGAGGGTCTGGTTCCAAAACCGAAGGGTCAAATATCAGAAGCAGAAAAAGCTGAAATTGCCAGCTGCATCTGCCATGGCTGCCTCCCCAGATGAGCCCTCCAGCAGCTCTGACACCAGCATCCAGAGAGAAGACGCCGAGTCAGGAGTGGACAGCTGA